From the Hyphomicrobiaceae bacterium genome, the window TTGCCGGCTATTGGCATCATCGCGGCCGTTCTCGGTGTGACCAAGGCGATGGGTGCAATTAGCGAATCTCCCGAAGTTCTTGGCAAGCTGATTGCCTCGGCTCTGGTAGGCACTTTTGCCGGAATTTTCTTTTCCTACAGCCTCGTGTCGCCGATTGCCACGAAGCTAAAAGCGGTGCGTGAGAAACGGATGCGCCTCTATGTCGTGGTCAAGCAATCTCTCCTGGCCTTCATGAACGGCGCCATTCCCCAAGTCGCTATAGAACACGGTCGCAAAACGATCTCTAGCGCGGAGCGCCCTGGCATCGATGAGGTCGAGGCCGCGACGATCGGGGCAGCGTCCACCGCAACGGCGGCGGCGAGCGCTGCATGAGCGCGACGGGGCAAACGGCGTTTGCCGACGAGCAAATCTCTGTATTCGTGAAGGCTCTTCAAACAGCGTCACGCACATTGAGCGATAGCGACAACGATTGCGCGGCTTTGGCCGAAATCGCCGTTGGCGCAGTAAAGGCGGGCCTTGAGCCAATAATAGCAGGAAGCACGCCCGCACTATGTGCCGCGAGGTCGGAGCGGATCTCAGGCTTTGTATCCGCGGCCGACAACTCCGTCTTGGCGGTTGCGGGATCGGCACAAGGCTGGCTTATTCTGCGGTTGAGCGCGTCCGCACTCGATACGCTTGTAGGCGAAGCGTTAGGGGGAATGCCAGAGAACAAGCCGTTTGGGCAACGCGTAATTTCACGTGTCGAGCTCGCTGTTGCGCGCGTTGTCATCGCGCGGATTTTGAAGCAGTTGTCAGACACGCTCGATGAGCTGAATATCAGCTTGGACGGTGCGGAGTTTGTGGTCGGCACTCAAGCCGATGTGTTGGGGCGCTTCCCTCCAGACATGCAATTATCTGTTGTGTCGATGCAGATCGATGGAGGGTCTACGCTCATCGAGATAGCGGCGAATGATAGTGTTGTGGAAGCCTGTAGGCTGCATTCCGGCTCGGCAAAAGAATGTGCGGCGAGCCCCACACAAGGCAAATCGCAGGTAATGGGAAGTGGCGAAAACGCGCAAGAGCCGCTGCCATCGGTCAAAGTTGGTGTTTCTGCGGTTTTGTGTGAGCAGCTAATCGATCTGGACGAAATCCTTGAGTGGTCGTTGGACATGCCTGTCCTACTCGACGTTACGACCTCCTCACGGGTGCAGGTGGTCGCAAACGACATACCACTCTATCGCGCAGAACTTGGCCGAATGAACGGATGGATGTGCGTGCAAATATGGGACGACATCTTTGACACGGAATCTAAAATGGTGGGAGCTTCGCTGGTGGCAGAACGATGACAATTGCAGAAGGGGAGGCGAGGGACGCGCTCGGGCCGGACTCCATTGCCGAATTCGCATCAGAACTTTCTCAAGCGGCCGAAGAAGCCTTGCCGACGCTTGGCGGAGGGTCTGGGAGCATCGCGACGAAACGGTCAGAATCGGTTGGTGACGATACACGTAAGCTGCAATCCATTCTGAAAATCCCAGTCACGATGAAAATCGTTGTTGGGGCTGTGACGTTGCCTGTGTCCGAATTGCGGGCACTTAAAACCGGACATTTGCTGACGCTCGATCGCAAGGTAGGGGAAGCCGTCGATGTTGTTGTCAACGGACAAATTCTGGCGCGAGGCATTCTGGTCATTGCCGATCAGAGTACTTCGCAACTTGGCGTTCAGCTCACTGAGTTAGCTGGAGTTCACAAGCCGCGCAACGTGCTGCCGATAAAACGCACATGAAGGTTCTAGCTCCCCGAGGAGCGGCCGACAATGTTAACATGAAATATGGGATTGACGGCGCGACAAAAGCCGCGCTCCTGCTGCTTGCCGTGCAGCGCGAAAAGGCGGTCGAGCTGTTGAAACGCCTCGATCCAGATGAAGTCAGGTTGATTGCGAGCGGCGCCGAACAATTGGCGTCCGTAACGCCCGAGATGCTTGCAGGCGTCATCGGGAGCTTCAAAGAGTCCTTCAGTGACGGAATTAAATTTTTAGGAACCACTAACGAGGTTCGAAAACTTATCGTGGAGGCTGGCCTTGAGGCGATTGACGATCCGCCAGCCAATGCTGAGGAGCTCGAGCGCATTCCAAAAGATCTTTGGTCGAGCATCAATCAGCTGCCCATAGAAGAACTCAAGTCGTATCTGGCTGTTCAGCATTCCCAAGTCGCAGCCTTCATTTTGTCTCGCATGGAGTCCGAGCAAGTAGCGCTCCTAATGCAGGACCTGGATGGAGATATCTGCGCCGACCTTCTGACACGTATGCTGTCAAAGGGGCAGCCGGCCCCTGAGATCGTGCGAGCCGTCGAAATTGCGCTGACGGAAGATTTAATGAAAGACAAAGGCGCTAGAGGGGGACAAGGCCGCATAGAGCTGGCTTCGATTCTAAATAGACTTGATCGCGCACGAGCGTCCAACGTGATCAATCGATTGCGGGTGCAGTCTCCATCCGACGCCAAGGCCGTCGAGCAGATGCTGTTCCGGTTCGAGGATCTGCCGAGACTGGCAGCCAAGGCGCTAACGGCGGTTGTCGAGCAGATGCCCGTTGATCAACTTGTGCTATCCCTCCACGGAACGGATGGAGAATTCCAGAACTGCGTGCTGGGGGTGATGTCCGCACGTGCGCGGCGTATGGCGGAATCTGAGATTCAAAACGCCGTGGAGCCAAATGCTAGAGCGGTGGCCGCCGCTCGGCAGGTGGCTGTCGAAGTTGTTTTGCGTTTGGCGGCCACCGGTGCGCTTGAGTTGCCCTCTGAAATGTAAGGGCGGGTAGAGATGTCGCAAGCGCCGGACAAGGACAGTAAGACAGAGGAGGCAACCGAAAAGCGCCGCGAGGATGCAATTGACTCTGGCAACGTACCGATATCCCGCGAGATGTCGCATTTAGGATTTGTCCTGGCACTCATGGCGATCATCACCTGGATGTCGCTTGCAGCGTCCGAACGTATCGCCGGGGGCCTTTCGTCCTTCATGGAGCACCCCCAGCAATTCCGGCTGAACTCGGCTGCGGATGTCTCGCTCTTGTTGCGAGCGCTGTTGGGGGAGATCCTTCCGCCTGTTGCACCATTGCCGATGCTTCTCATCGTCACCGGTGTATTATTTCAAGTTCTCCAAACGCCTTTTCGCTTTTCGTGGAAACGGCTGATGCCAAAGGCGGAGCGTATTTCCATTTCTTCCGGCTGGAGGCGAATTGCAAGTGCGAGTGGTTTCGTCGAACTGGCGAAGGGGATAGTAAAACTTGGATTTCTTGGAGGCGTGGGCGCGCTTTTCGTCTCGACGCACAGTGCCACGCTGCAGGACGCGCTCTTTATCCGGCCGCAGCAACTTCCATCGTTGCTAACGGCCACCACGATTGACGTTCTGGTGCCTGCGAGTGCGGGCATTGCTGTTATGGCTGTCGCGGATGTTTTGTTTAGCCGCTTTTCTTGGACACGCCGGTTGCGGATGACCCGTCAGGAGGTAAAGGACGAAGCAAAGCAATCCGAAGGAGATCAGGTGATGTCGCATCGCCGCCGCGCCATCGCCCGGAGCCGGTTGCGAAAAATGATGATTTCTGGAACGCCGCGCGCAACTCTTGTGGTGACAAACCCCACCCACTTTGCGGTGGCTCTTCGTTATATGCGCAGCGAAGGTGGGACGCCGACGGTGGTGGCCAAGGGGCAAGATCTTCTGGCGCTACAAATCCGGCGAGTCGCGCAAGAGCATGGCATTCCGATTGTCGAAGACAGGGCGCTAGCGCGATCTCTATATAGCGCAGTAGAGATCAATCAGGCGATACCGCAAGAGTTCTACGCTGCGGTCGCCAACATTCTTCTCATGTTGCGGAGGATTGGAAATCGTCACATTGCGAGATCTCTAGAGAACTGAGATGGTGACGATTCTCGCTCCCGCTCCAACGCTATGGCTATCCAACAAGCCTGACGCAAGCGAATAAGCCGACGCTCTTGTTGGGTCTATGATGGGCGCTGTGAGCATGATGCTTTCGAACTTCTTTTCCGTGGCCTCGCGTCACTCCGATTGGCTCGCCGAGAAACGAACGGCGATCGCCTCCAACATTGCAAACGCAAACGTGCCGGGATATCGCACGCAATCAATCGGCTCTTTTGCTCAAGAGCTGGATCGAGCGGATGTCGGTAACGACGGTTGGCTGTCGCTGGGACGACCGACGCCGGGCGCGGAGACGGCAAAATCTGGCTCGGTGTCGTATCGCTCGGGAAACGATGTCAGCATCGACAATGAACTCATGGAAGCCGGCGCGGTGACGCGTGAGCAAATGCTCAACGCAGGACTGACAAAGGCTTTCAACCGTCTGATAGCTCTATCTATGCGAGGCTGATGATGGACCCTCTGCTCGCAGCGACGCGAATAGCTCAAAGCGGGATGTCTGCGCAGTCGGAGCGATTGCGCATCGTTGCCGAGAATTTGGCCAATGCAAATTCGACCGGACAGGCTGCTGGCAGTGATCCATACACACGCAAGACCGTGAGCTTCCGCTCGGATTTCAGTGATTTTGTCGGGGCGGAATTGGTGCACGCCTCCGAAGGAGGGCGCGACAAATCCGCATATCGCGTCGAACACGAGCCGGGCCATCCCGCGGCAGATGCGCAGGGATTTGTGAAGTATCCAAACGTCGAGCCGCTCATTGAACTGGGTGATATGCGCGAGGCAAATCGAGGTTATCTGGCAAATCTTCAAATGGTGAAGAACGCAAGAGACGCGGTGAACGCGATTATTGATTTGCTGAGGACGACGTCATGAAGATTTCCGGGTCCGTTGGTTTTGAGAGCACGCCACAGCTTTTAGCGCCCGGATCGACGACGCTGGCTAAAGCGGGGTTGTCCGCTTCCGATATGAGCTTCGGTGACGTTCTCAAAACTATGATGAAGGATGTGGATCAATCTCTTCGAGGTGCTGAGCAGAGCGCCATAGGAGCGCTTACCGGAGAAGTTCCGCTTCAAAAGGCCGTCGACAGCGTCGTGCACGCTGAGCAAAAGATCCAACTGACGGCCGCCGTGCGCGACAAAATCGTCGCGGCTTACCTTGAACTCACCAGAATGCAGATTTGACAGGCAGGACATGCGCTCACTCTACATTGCAGCTACGGGAATGGCGGCCCAGCAGACCCAAGTTGACGTGATCGCCAACAACATCGCCAACGTGAATACGACCGCGTTCAAGCGTTCGCGGGCTGAATTTAGCGATCTGCTGTATCAGACCGATCGGCGCTCGGGCGTCGTGAACGTCACGGACGCCAATCCAATCCCCGAGGGCGTTTCGGTTGGTTTAGGTGTCAGAGCCGCAGGGGTTCGCAATCTGCACCTTCAAGGTGCAATGACAAAGACGGGAAATTCGCTCGATCTGGCTTTTAACGGCCGCGGCTGGTTTCAGGTCTCAGGTCCAGATGGCGAGACGCTCTATACCCGCGCGGGTGCATTCAACAAGAGCGCCACAGGCGAGATCGTGACCTTGGACGGATACACGGTGCAGCCAGCAATGGTCGTGCCCGCGGGTACGACAGAGATTGTTGTCAACGAGTCTGGGGAAATTTTTGCGCGGGTTGAAAATGCTCAGAACCTGACAAGTCTTGGTGTGTTGTCTGTTGTCGATTTTCCTAACGAGGTCGGGCTCGAAGCGCTCGGCGGAAATCTATTCCGGGAGACGAGCGCTTCCGGTGCGCCCGTCACAGGGGTGCCTGGGGCCAATGGGTTTGGCGTAATCAAGCAGGGCTATCTGGAAGCCTCAAACGTCGATCCGGTGAAGGAAATCACAGAGTTGATCTCTAGTCAGCGCGCCTATGAAATGAACTCGAAGGTGATTCAGGCCGCCGACGAAATGTACGGAACGATCAGCAAGGGGCTGCGATGATGTTGGGCGCTGCTTCTCGCGCAATTGGGATTGCTGTTCTTTCCACAAGCGTTGGCGTTTCGGCGAGCCGCCCGGCGCAATGTGCCCAATCGCTGTCATCGCAGGAGAAGATCGAAGTGGTCGTGCCGCAGGTGGCGATCTACCCAGGCGACGAGATCAACGCCGGATTGCTGACGACCAAAGTTCTGAGGTCCAGCGCCCGAATTAGGAACGCGGTGTTTACCTCCAAGGAACAATTAGGCGGGCTCGTTGCTCGTAGAACCCTGGTGCCGGGGCAGCCCATCAGCAGAGATGCGGTTCGCGCCTCCTTTGTTGTTAAGCAAGGGCAGCCGGTTTCTATCCGCTATTTGTCTGGGTCTATTTCGATCGTCCTGACCGGTGCTGCAATTCAGTCGGGCAGCATCGGCGATGTGATCTCTGTGCGCAACAGCGATACCGGCCGGATCGTGCGGGCCAGGATCACGAATGCGCACACGCTAAGCCTGGTTGGGCCATGAAGGCAATTATAGCGGCGTTGTGCTTATTGCTGATCGGCGCAGAACCAGTTTTCGCCGACGGGGGAAATGATACCAGGATCAAGGATATTGTCTCGGTGCAGGGCGCGCGCGGCAATCACTTGTTTGGCTATGGGCTAGTCATTGGCCTCAATGGAACTGGAGATAGCCTGCGCAGCGCGCCATTCACGCAGCAATCCATTCAATCCATGCTCGACAGAATGGGCGTAAATATTCGAACCATGGATGCACGGACGCGAAATATCGCAGCCGTGATGGTGATGGGAGAGTTGCCGCCGTTCGCCACACCGGGCGGACGAATGGACGTGACTGTCGCGTCCATGGGTGACGCAACGTCGCTCTCTGGAGGCTCCCTTCTTATGACGGCACTGCAGGGGGCGGACGGTCAAATCTACGCGGTGGCTCAGGGTCCGGTCGCAGTAAGCGGATTTCAAGCGTCAGGCCGCAACGAGATGGTGTCGCAAGGGGTGCCAACCGCAGGGCGAATACCCAACGGTGCTTTGGTCGAACGCGCCTCGCCGGCGCAATTGGATCAATCGGGATTTGTAGTGATTGAACTGCGCAATCCCGACTACGACACCGCAGTGCAGGTGGCAGACGCCATCAACGGCATGGCGCGTGTGCGGTTCAGCAGGCCGATTGCGCGCGAACTGGATAACAGACGTATTGCGATCAAGGTGCCGCCGCGTATGCCGATCTCCAGGCTAATTGCAGAAATCGGAAACGAGCGGGTTCGTCCCGACGTTCCAGCGCGCGTCGTGATCGATGAGAGAACGGGCACAATTATTGTCGGCAAGGACGTTCAGATTATGCCGGTTGCGGTTTCTCATGGCAGCTTGAACATTCGCGTGACAGAACGGCCGCTAGTTTCTCAACCTGCGCCATTTTCGCAAGGACGTACGGTCACCGATAGCGAGACCGCTGTAGACGTCTCTCAGAAAGGCGACAGCATGGGGATCGTCACTGGAGCGAGCCTTCAGGATTTGGTCGCTGGCCTCAACCAAATGGGGCTGAAGCCGACCGGCATCATAGCCGTATTGCAGGCAATTAAGTCAGCAGGCGCTCTTCAAGCTGAGCTTGTCGTTCAATGATGAGGCGTGTGAGGAAGCGCAATCGGGCGAGAGAACGATGGCGGGCTTTTGAACGAGCTACGTTTTGTTTCGTTGTGTGCAGCTTAGCGAGCATGAGGATAGGGGCGGCACAAGGCCAGGCAGTCAACGGTTGGAAGCCTGATGTGCGAATGGCTGCACCCATCAGCCGAGCGACTGAAGTCGGAACTCCGCAGCGACCCGTGGTGCTCAATGAGTCACCTGCTGCGCAGGCAAATGTTGCCGCAAATAGATCGCAGACACATTCGCCTTCGCAAAAGCCGGCGGCTCCGCAAGGCGAAGCTTCGGTGACCGGCGATACGAAAGATGTTGCACCTCCTCCATCGCAGAAGGCCGAGCCCGTCGAGGAACGCTCCGATCGTTCCAGCGAGGAACAGGTGAGGGTGTCCAATACGTCTCTGGCGCGCGAGTACTGCCATGTTGTTGTCGATGAGGCGATCGCAGCAAAGTTGGCTGAGGAGAAGCGGCGTGCGCTGGCGCTGAAGGCGGAGATTGAGACGAAGCTTGCAGAATTGAAGGCGGCGACGGCAGAGCAGAAGGAATGGCTCAGGCTGCGTAAGGCGTTTCAGGATCGTGCCACCGATAATCTCGTCGACGTCTATGCACTTATGGATGCTGAAGCTGCGGCGCAGAGGTTGATCGGGGTGAGCGATGATGTGTCTGCCGCCATCCTTTTGAAGCTACCACCTAAAGTGACGAGCGCAATTTTAGCGGAAATGCAGACAGAGGCCGCAGGTCGATTGACGGCCTACCTAGCGGGATCGGCGGACGTGACTGCGAGGAAGGTATCCTCACCTGCTCCTGCAGCGGAGCCCACTCGAGCCCAGCCATGAGGAACGCTTGGTTCATGACTGCTGGGATGTTCAGTCTGCTGTGCGGAGCTTGCAGCGTGGCACCTGAAGAAATGGGACGGGAACCGATGCTGACGCCGGTGGGAACGGGACTGCTTGTCGATCAGGTCGGGTCCATCGGCGAAACAGTGCCGGCCGATCCGCAGCCCTCGCCTGGAACGACTTGGCGTGATTCGTCCGCTTCACTGTTTCAAGATCCACGTGCGGAGCGTCCAGGCGACGTGCTTACCATAAAGATCAACATGAAAGACCGGGCCTCGCTTGACAGCAGCTCCGAACGATCGCGCGATGCAAAACGTGCGATGTCTGGTTCGCTCGACTTTCTTCTAGCGATGTTCGGTATCGACAGGTCCGGCAAGGGATCAGTTAATCTCGACGCGAAGGGCGCCACTTCCGCGCAAGGCAAAGGCGCTACAGAGCGCGAAGAGAAGCTGGATCTACGGATGGCTGCCGTGGTGACCGAACGATTGGCCAACGGAAATCTTGTGATCAGCGGGTCGCAGGAGGTGCGGGTGAACTACGAACTGCGGATTGTGCACGTCAGCGGCATCGTACGCCCGCGCGATATCGCTACTGACAACACGGTGCCCTACGAGAAAATTGCCGAGGCTAGAATTTCCGTTGGGGGCCGCGGCCGCGTGATGGAGGTGCAGCAACCAGCTTGGGGACAGCAAGTCTTGGATCAGGTTCTGCCGTTCTAATCGGCCAGAAGGGGCGATCGGCTGCTAGGCTGAAGATCACGACATGAGGCTCTAAATCTTGAGCATTGTTCGAACCGCCCTGGCATTTCTGGCCGTAACGTTCGTCGGCGCTGGCGCGGGCCTTGGCAGCGCTTGGTTCCACGCAAAAACCTCGCCCACCGGCGCGCACGTCGATCAGAGAGCATGTGAAACCGGTGCATCAGAGAAATTTCAGTTAAGTGACGCTGCGTCGGTAGTTCTCGAAATTCCATCGATCATCACCAATCTGCGGGGAGAAAATGCGCCATGGGTGCGATTGGAAGTGTCGGTGATTTTGCCGGTTGGGTTTTCCGACAAAGGGCGCTATGGCGCACAGCTCGCGCAGGACTTTCTGGGATATATGCGCACGCTGGAAGCAGCACAACTTGTTGGCGGTACGAATCTCCAGTTTCTAAAGGAGGATTTGAAGGAGATAGCGAGCATCCGCACGGAGCAGCCAGGAACCGACGTCCTAATAAGAACGCTTGTTATCGAGTAATTGGCTTTTCGATGTGCGTTTTAGCGTTCCTGATGCTTGGGCCAGGGTGTGCTCATGCTCAAGCAGTCAATCTGAATGATGTTTTCGGGGAAGGTGCGCCGACGGTGTCGGGCGGAATCCTGCAAGTGCTGTTGGTGCTCACGATTCTTTCGGTGGCACCGGGCATTCTCATGATGGCAACTTGCTTCACGCGCTTCATCGTTGCTCTCTCATTCTTACGCGCGGGTCTTGGATTGCAGACAACTCCGAGCAACATCATTCTCATCAATTTGGCGCTGTTCATGACGTGGTTTGTGATGGCGCCGACGTTCGAGATGGCGTGGAAGACCGGTCTACGGCCGATGATGGAGGGAAAGCTTGCAACTCAGGAGGCCGTCGAGAAGATGGCCGAACCGTTCAAGACCTTCATGAGTGCAAATGTGCGTGAGAAGGATACCGTCCTGTTTCAAGGTTTGGTCAGGCATGGGCCGGAAAGCGAAATACCCGCAGACGGGAAAGGCATTCAGGTTCTGGTTCCCGCCTTCATCGTATCGGAGCTGCGCAGGGGGTTTGAGATTGGCTTCCTCATCGCGTTGCCTTTCTTGGTGATCGACATCGTGGTTGCGAGCATCGTTATGTCGATGGGCATGATGATGGTCTCGCCGATCGTCTTTTCGCTTCCACTCAAAGTCTTGTTCTTCGTATTGATCGACGGCTGGAGCATTCTCGTTGCAGCGCTCATCAAGTCCTATGCTTGAGTGAGGCTTGCGCTGCTGGCGGACGCGGTCGGTTGATCGTCAATAAGTGGATGCTTCGACAGCGCTTTGCGCCATATCATCGCTCATGATTCGGTGTTGCGAGTGCTGGGTCGCGCGGCTTGGCAAACGCGATGCCGTCCGCACGCAATGCACAGAACAGCGCTCCTAGGTGGAACATATGGATAGCATCAAGACAAACTTTGCAGCGATGACCGCGTTGCAGGCTCTTCAGGCGACCAACAAGGAATTACTGAAGTCGCAACAGCGCGTTTCTACAGGCTACCGGGTATCTTCGGCGGAGGATAACGCAGCCTATTGGTCGATATCGACTGCAATGCGCTCTGACAACAAGGCGCTGAGTACCGTAACGGATGCACTCGGACTTGGTAGCGCCACAGTCGATGTCACCTATACCGCGCTTCACAGCGCCATAGATGTGACGAGCGAAATCAAAGCGAAATTGGTAGCCGCGCGCGAACCAGGAGTTGATCGTGGACGCATCCAAGACGAAATCAACGAACTGCAATCTCAGCTGAAGAGCATAGGAAATTCCGCGATCTTTTCGGGGCAGAACTGGCTGTCGGTGGACAGCTCCGCTGCCGGGTATAATGCCACGAAGTCGGTCGTGTCTTCGTTCTCACGATCTTCCGACGGTACGATCGATATCGGAACGATAACGTTCGATGTCGACGACACCAAGCTATTTGACGCTTCTGTCAGTGCTGACGGTATTCTAGACGGCAAACGCGACGCGACCGGGGCGCTCTCTGTAAGCGGCACGTTCTCGGTTGATACGATAGACATATCGAGTCTAACCGACGGAGCGGCGGACATCGCAACGCTGGAGGAGTATATCAAGGGAGCAAACGCTGCGATCGATGATATGACTGCGGCAGGAAGCAGTCTTGGATCCGTCAAACAGCGCATCGGTCTGCAGCAGACTTTCGTGAAGGCACTGATGGACGCAATAGATCGCGGTGTTGCCACGCTTGTCGACGCGGATATGAGTGAAGAGTCTACCAAGCTGCAAGCGCTTCAAGTTCAGCAGCAACTGGGCGTTCAAGCGCTCAGCATCACAAACAGCGCAACCCAGAATATCCTGTCCTTGTTCCGCAATGGCTAGACATCCTAGCGCCGCTCCGAGTGAGTGATCTGACGACGACTCCTTTATCATATAAATGATTGGGGATCGGTGTTGCCTGACACGAGATCGGGCAAATTACACTTCACTAACATGTTGAGCGTAGGTTTTCGGCACGTCGGGTTGAGGGTGTCCTCAAAGGCATGAAGCCGCCTCGCCGTGCCGGTCGGTCCGGAATGTCCCAAATTTTGAGCTCCATAAGGGACAGGTCCATGGATAGTATCAAGACGAACTTTGCCGCGATGACTGCACTGCAGTCGCTGCAGAACACCAACAAAGAAATGGCGAAAACCCAGAGCCGTATCTCCACCGGCTATCGGGTCGCCACCGCAGAGGACAATGCGTCCTACTGGTCCATCGCCACGACGATGCGTTCCGACAACAAGGCGCTTTCGACGGTGAAGGATGCCCTTGGGCTTGGCAGCGCCACGGTTGATGTCGCCTATACAGCTGTTAACAGCGCCATCGATGTTTCAAGTGAGATCAAGGCGAAGCTTGTCGCCGCGCGCGAACCTGGCGTTGATCGCGTGAAGATCCAAAGCGAAATCTCCGAACTGCAGAACCAGCTGAGGAATATTTCTGAGTCTGCGACCTTCTCAGGCCAGAACTGGCTGTCGGTCGACTCATCGGCAAGCGGATACAACGCAACAAAGACCATTGTTGCCTCGTTCTCCCGTGATGTTAGCGGCAACGTATCAGTTGGTACGATCTCGGTATCTACCGCCGGGATCAAGCTCTACGATTCCAACGCTGCATCCGTGGGAATTATCGATGGTTTGCGTGATAATACGGGGGCTATTGCGGCATCCGGCACTTCGGTGGCGGCAATGGATATTTCTTCACTGACCGATAGCGCCGCCGATCTGACAACGCTTGAAGGTTATATTAAGGGCGTCGACTCCGCGGTCAAGGAAATGACGACGGCTGCAACCAACCTTGGTTCGGTGAAGCAGCGGGTCGGTTTGCAGAAAGACTTTGTAAGTTCTCTTATGCAGGCGATCGATCGAGGCGTCTCCACGCTTGTTGATGCCGATATGAGCGAAGAGTCGACCAAGCTGCAGGCGCTGCAGGTTCAACAGCAGCTCGGCATTCAAGCTATGAGCATCGCCAACAGTTCGACGCAGAATATCCTTTCGCTGTTCCGCTAACGCAACGCGAGGAATTTTTGTTCGCCAGTCCTGCCGACAGGCGGGGCTGGCGTTTGCCTTCGTAAAGTCCACGCAAGGAAAGCGGCCGATCATTCAGTCTGTCATGAATATCGGCAGAACATGAATCTCGCACGTACCTTGCAGCAGCTCCGCCAAAACCTAGCCGCATTGGGGCCGCGTCGGCTTGTGATGTTGGCTGTGGCCGGACTTACTTTGTTTGCAACCATATCCGTCGGTAGCTACTGGATCGCCCGTTCGGACTATCAGCTTCTGTACATCGGTCTTTCCGCAACCGACGCAAGCCGGATCGCCTCGGTTCTTTCAGAGATCGGTATACCATTTGATTTGGCGACCGACGGCACAAAAGTTTCGGTGCCCTCAAGCGCTGTAGCGCGGACACGCGCTGTGCTTGCCGAGCGCGGCCTGCCAGCAAGCTCAGATGCAGGCTATGAACTATTCGACAAAATCGGGCCATTGGGGTTGACGACTTTTATGCAGGAGATCTCTCGCGTGCGCGCGCTGGAGGGCGAGATCATGCGCACGTTAAATAGCATGTCAGGCATCGTGTCTTCGCGAGTCCACCTCGTTATGGGAGAAAAGAGCGGGCTTCGGCCCTCGGCATATGCGCCAACAGCCTCTGTGGTCCTCAAGCTCGGCGTGCCCGCCGATCGGGCGC encodes:
- a CDS encoding flagellar basal body P-ring protein FlgI, which encodes MKAIIAALCLLLIGAEPVFADGGNDTRIKDIVSVQGARGNHLFGYGLVIGLNGTGDSLRSAPFTQQSIQSMLDRMGVNIRTMDARTRNIAAVMVMGELPPFATPGGRMDVTVASMGDATSLSGGSLLMTALQGADGQIYAVAQGPVAVSGFQASGRNEMVSQGVPTAGRIPNGALVERASPAQLDQSGFVVIELRNPDYDTAVQVADAINGMARVRFSRPIARELDNRRIAIKVPPRMPISRLIAEIGNERVRPDVPARVVIDERTGTIIVGKDVQIMPVAVSHGSLNIRVTERPLVSQPAPFSQGRTVTDSETAVDVSQKGDSMGIVTGASLQDLVAGLNQMGLKPTGIIAVLQAIKSAGALQAELVVQ
- a CDS encoding flagellar basal body L-ring protein FlgH gives rise to the protein MAPEEMGREPMLTPVGTGLLVDQVGSIGETVPADPQPSPGTTWRDSSASLFQDPRAERPGDVLTIKINMKDRASLDSSSERSRDAKRAMSGSLDFLLAMFGIDRSGKGSVNLDAKGATSAQGKGATEREEKLDLRMAAVVTERLANGNLVISGSQEVRVNYELRIVHVSGIVRPRDIATDNTVPYEKIAEARISVGGRGRVMEVQQPAWGQQVLDQVLPF
- a CDS encoding flagellar basal body-associated FliL family protein, whose product is MSIVRTALAFLAVTFVGAGAGLGSAWFHAKTSPTGAHVDQRACETGASEKFQLSDAASVVLEIPSIITNLRGENAPWVRLEVSVILPVGFSDKGRYGAQLAQDFLGYMRTLEAAQLVGGTNLQFLKEDLKEIASIRTEQPGTDVLIRTLVIE
- the fliP gene encoding flagellar type III secretion system pore protein FliP (The bacterial flagellar biogenesis protein FliP forms a type III secretion system (T3SS)-type pore required for flagellar assembly.): MSGGILQVLLVLTILSVAPGILMMATCFTRFIVALSFLRAGLGLQTTPSNIILINLALFMTWFVMAPTFEMAWKTGLRPMMEGKLATQEAVEKMAEPFKTFMSANVREKDTVLFQGLVRHGPESEIPADGKGIQVLVPAFIVSELRRGFEIGFLIALPFLVIDIVVASIVMSMGMMMVSPIVFSLPLKVLFFVLIDGWSILVAALIKSYA
- a CDS encoding flagellin, translated to MDSIKTNFAAMTALQALQATNKELLKSQQRVSTGYRVSSAEDNAAYWSISTAMRSDNKALSTVTDALGLGSATVDVTYTALHSAIDVTSEIKAKLVAAREPGVDRGRIQDEINELQSQLKSIGNSAIFSGQNWLSVDSSAAGYNATKSVVSSFSRSSDGTIDIGTITFDVDDTKLFDASVSADGILDGKRDATGALSVSGTFSVDTIDISSLTDGAADIATLEEYIKGANAAIDDMTAAGSSLGSVKQRIGLQQTFVKALMDAIDRGVATLVDADMSEESTKLQALQVQQQLGVQALSITNSATQNILSLFRNG
- a CDS encoding flagellin, which codes for MDSIKTNFAAMTALQSLQNTNKEMAKTQSRISTGYRVATAEDNASYWSIATTMRSDNKALSTVKDALGLGSATVDVAYTAVNSAIDVSSEIKAKLVAAREPGVDRVKIQSEISELQNQLRNISESATFSGQNWLSVDSSASGYNATKTIVASFSRDVSGNVSVGTISVSTAGIKLYDSNAASVGIIDGLRDNTGAIAASGTSVAAMDISSLTDSAADLTTLEGYIKGVDSAVKEMTTAATNLGSVKQRVGLQKDFVSSLMQAIDRGVSTLVDADMSEESTKLQALQVQQQLGIQAMSIANSSTQNILSLFR